The genomic interval GGTTGTGACGCATTATTGGCGCGGTCCTGTGAGCAGTGAAGCCTTCGAATCTCTGCTGCAAAAGCTTCCAGCTAACATTTACCGCGCAAAAGGGATTGTGACGTTCACGGATGCGCCTAGCCGGTTCCTGTTCCAATATGCGTATAAGGAATCTGATTTTATGAGAATCGAGCCGCAAGGACATGTAAACGATGTTGCGGTATTTATTGGAGAGCATTTTTCCAAAGAATGGCTGCAAAATGAGCTGGAGCTACTTGAGCAGCACTTGAACATAGAGACGCAGGGGTAATCAACTTGCTGTAGGGATATGTCGAAAATTGCCATTATCATGTCTATTCCTGTGATTGCTTGGGCAAAATAATGCTGACGAGGCATGACCATCGTCTCTGCATCACGAATGTAATAGAAAGGTGTGGCAACAAATGATTAGAAAATGGTTTATTCCTATGGTAGCGCTGCTTGTACTGTTTTCAGTCGCTCCCGTATGGGCAGCGAAGTCGGTTACTGCTTTGCCTGATGCTTCACTAGTGGTTCTTCACCCTAAAGAGTCTGATATAGACAAAGAGCATAAGCATTACAAAGGGAAAATGACTCGCAAAGATTTTGAGGCTTACCGGCTGGAGAAGCTGAAGGAAATAGCGACCTATTTTGGTATTCAAGCCGATGGCAAGTCAGCGGAGCAGCTGAAGAAGGAAGTTGAGGCTGCGAAGCTTGCCAATAAAGATAAATGGGAAGCATTTAAAGCAGAGCATCAAGCGAAGCGGCTGGAGCATTTGCGTGAGATTGCGAAGGAACATGGCATTAAAACAGAAGGCAAGACGTCGGAGCAGCTGCGCGAAGAGCTATATAAGCTGCATGGCGGAAAAGGCAAACGTCCCCATCGCTTAGAGGATCATGACCGCAGCAACGAGGATAATGATGTTAAAGAGAAGAACAAACAAAATCAAGTGTAAGTGAACGATTCCATGGCCTCCCCTGTCATAGACAGAGGGGGCTTTTCTTCGTGTAGATATAATGGATTTAAATGAAAAGTGCTGGACTTTATTACTAGATATCATACAAATGAGAATAGATGCTATCGACCCTTGTCGTTTCAAAAAATAAAGAAATAAAGTGGTTTTTTGTCGAAATATATAGTGTTATTATCCTATTTTTATCATTGTGTTTGGGTCAAAATGTCAAGTATACTAGAACCGTATCATAATTTGACATATTACGTCGTTTTCTGCTTTCTCCGACAACAAGGGGCTGATAGATCGGATGAGAAAGATTAGGCTAAGCATCGCTCAAAAATTAATATTTTCCATAGGCCTGCTCGTTATTCTTTCATTTGGTCTATTGGTAACCGCTCACCTCATCAAGCTTTATCATTCCAACCTGCGCGAAAGCGAGCTTCTTGCACAGACGGAATCCATGGCCTACATAAATCCTTTCACTAAAACGATGGATCAAACGATGATGATGCTGGAAACGCTTGAAGTAACCATGACTCAAATGGGCAAAAACCAGATGCAAAATCGTGAATACATAGTCGAGCTGCTTAAGCAAATGCTTATCAAACATCCTGATCTATTAGGCGTTTATACGTTGTGGGAGCCTAATGCCTATGACGGGAAAGATGCATTTTACAAAAATAAAAACAGCTATGACGATGCTACGGGGCGCTTCATTCCTTATGTCGTTCGCGAGGATCAGTCCATTCAACTGCTGGCCATTGCAAATTACGAGGATAAGGAGAAAGGCAGCTTCTATCAAACGCCTAAACTTACGAAATCTTTTTCACTTATAGAGCCATATTCCTATGATATAGATGGTAAATCAATAATGATGATTTCCCTTGTGCTGCCTCTATTGAATGAGCAAAATGAGTTTTTAGGTATAGTAGGAGCAGATATTTCACTTGAATCGATGCAGAAACAGATCGAAGCTTTCCGGCCGCTAGGAGGATACTCCACGATTATTACGACGGATAACCAATATTTGGCTAACGGCAAGTACCCTGAGCTTGTGAACACACCGTATCGGTTATGGTCTAATAAGGATGAGCTTGAGGCGATGAAAGGGACGGATTCAAGAATTGCCTATACACGAGACTCGCAGGACAAAGAGACCGTGCTGCGTTTGCTTCATCCGATTCTTGTTCACAATGTGCTTTGGCATATTGAAACGATCATCCCCAAAAAGAACATGTTATCCAATTACTACAAAAGCCTTTGGGAATCGATACTCATCACGGGTATTGCTTTATTTTTGATGGCGATTGCTATGGTGTCGCTTGTAAGGAAAATCATTTTAGTTAATATTTATAAAGTTGTACAAGCCACCTCGGCTGTCGCAATTGGAGGCGAAGAACAGCAGCTAGCCATTCATACGAATGATGAGTTTGAATACATGGCTAATCATTTTAATCATATGCTTATCCAGCGCAAGGAAGCGGAGAAATTAATTGAATATCAATCGACACATGATCTAATGACGGGACTTCCTAATCGCTATGCTTATCATCGCCATATGGAAGGGAAATTAGCAGAGCAAGACAAGAAACAAGGCCATATAGCTTTGCTTTTCATAGACCTTGATCGGTTCAAAATGATAAATGATATGCTCGATCATACGATGAGTGACCAATTGCTCCAGAAAATGGCGCATCGAATTATGATTACCGTCGGCAGCTCGGGGAAAGTATTCCGCTTCGGGGGGGACGAGTATATCGTGCTGCTAGAGCAAGTTACTTTTCTCCATGTGGCGATGCATAAAGCAGAAGAAATTTTATCAGCTATTTCCCAGCCCATTGGGCTTGAGGATCGGATGTTTTATATTACAGCAAGCATTGGAATGAGCATTCATCATGAATGGACGCCTGCGACTGCAGACCAGCTGGTGAAGGAAGCGGATATTGCGATGTATGTGGCGAAGAAAGAGCGAAATACATGCAAACTATATTCTCCTACGATTAATGATGTAACGAAGAAGGAGCTTATTCTTGAGAGCAGCATGTCCAAAGCGCTGGAGCTGGGCCAATTTATGCTTTATTACCAGCCAAAGGTTGATTTAGCTACTGGCTCTATTTATGGGGCGGAAGCATTAATTAGATGGAATCACCCGGAGCTTGGTATGGTGTCACCGCTTGATTTTATTCCGATTGCGGAGAAAACCGGCTTTATTATTTCGCTTGGTGAATGGGTGCTGTTTACTGCCTGCCAGCAAATTAAAGAATGGGAACGCATGGGGCTGCAGCAGATCTCAATCAGTGTAAATATGTCGATGATCCAATTCCAGCAGAAACAAATCGTCCATACGATTGAAAGAATCATTTCGGATGCAGGGATTCGGCCTCATCAAATTGAGCTGGAAATTACAGAGTCGATTTTTATGGATAATGCGGCTCATACGCTTAACATACTGCATGAGCTTCAGCAGCTCGGCGTTAAGCTGTCGCTTGATGATTTTGGAACGGGGTATTCGTCGCTCAGCTACTTGCAAAATATTCCGCTGCACACGTTAAAGATCGACAAATCCTTTATAAGCGGCATCGTAAACGATTATAAGAAACAAATGATTTTTAAATCGGTCGTCGTTATCGCTCACAATTTAAATTTAAAGGTTGTGACCGAAGGAGTAGAGACAGAGGAAGAGCTGCGGATTATTAACGACCACCACTGCGATGCTGCTCAAGGATATATTTATAGCCCTCCTGTTGCGGCACCGAGATTTGTACAGCTGTATATGGAACATAATAAGGAAGCCTGATGGACATTCCGTCTCCCGTCAAACGTGGAGGCGGTTTTTTATTAGACCAGTTTTATTTTCGTATAACCGTTACGTTTTGAGCTTGTCGATAAATATGACATTCGTTTGGTAAAATATTGTTGAGCGATAGGTGTTACAAAATGATCTAAGGCATCGTCTTCTTTATAGCTTGAGCAAAAAACGTAAGGAGGTAAACGGAATGGAACATTCGGCGCCGGATTTGTTTCGTCAACAGTTTAATACACATTATCCTGCGGTTAGACGAAAGCTTGTCGCACTTATACGCGATGAAGCAGCTGCGGAGGATCTTGCCCAGGAAACATTTCTAAGGCTTTACCGGAATCCACCGGATCAGCCTGAAGCAATAGGAGGCTGGCTTCATCGCGTATTAACGAGGCTGGCTTATGATTATATGGATAAAAAAGCACGAGAGCGTGCTCTAACACAAAAGCAGGAACAAAGCATACTCGCACAGCCGCAAGCGGTTCAGTCGAATGAACAGCAGTTGATTGATAAGGACGAGCAGGAACGGGTTAGAGGCTGGTTAGATACGCTACCCGAACGGGACAAAAAAATGCTTCTGCTCCGATATGAAGGATACAGCTATGCGGAAATCGCAGAGCAGCTCCAGCTGCGGCAGCCGCAGGTCGGGACGATGCTGCGCAGAGCCGGGGCTAGGCTGAAGCGCCATGCGCATAAGGCAGAAGGAGCTTTGTCTCATGAATGATGTGCGATGGCCAGCGCCTGCTGCACTTAGCATGAAAGGTCAAAACCTTTTAGGAGGAGTCCAAGATGACAAAAAATGATGAAATAAACAAAAAAGAAGCAGAGCAAATGTCGGCTGCATGGGCGCGTCTAGAGAAACAGCTTCAAGCCTCAG from Paenibacillus sp. FSL K6-3182 carries:
- a CDS encoding EAL domain-containing protein, producing the protein MRKIRLSIAQKLIFSIGLLVILSFGLLVTAHLIKLYHSNLRESELLAQTESMAYINPFTKTMDQTMMMLETLEVTMTQMGKNQMQNREYIVELLKQMLIKHPDLLGVYTLWEPNAYDGKDAFYKNKNSYDDATGRFIPYVVREDQSIQLLAIANYEDKEKGSFYQTPKLTKSFSLIEPYSYDIDGKSIMMISLVLPLLNEQNEFLGIVGADISLESMQKQIEAFRPLGGYSTIITTDNQYLANGKYPELVNTPYRLWSNKDELEAMKGTDSRIAYTRDSQDKETVLRLLHPILVHNVLWHIETIIPKKNMLSNYYKSLWESILITGIALFLMAIAMVSLVRKIILVNIYKVVQATSAVAIGGEEQQLAIHTNDEFEYMANHFNHMLIQRKEAEKLIEYQSTHDLMTGLPNRYAYHRHMEGKLAEQDKKQGHIALLFIDLDRFKMINDMLDHTMSDQLLQKMAHRIMITVGSSGKVFRFGGDEYIVLLEQVTFLHVAMHKAEEILSAISQPIGLEDRMFYITASIGMSIHHEWTPATADQLVKEADIAMYVAKKERNTCKLYSPTINDVTKKELILESSMSKALELGQFMLYYQPKVDLATGSIYGAEALIRWNHPELGMVSPLDFIPIAEKTGFIISLGEWVLFTACQQIKEWERMGLQQISISVNMSMIQFQQKQIVHTIERIISDAGIRPHQIELEITESIFMDNAAHTLNILHELQQLGVKLSLDDFGTGYSSLSYLQNIPLHTLKIDKSFISGIVNDYKKQMIFKSVVVIAHNLNLKVVTEGVETEEELRIINDHHCDAAQGYIYSPPVAAPRFVQLYMEHNKEA
- a CDS encoding sigma-70 family RNA polymerase sigma factor; translated protein: MEHSAPDLFRQQFNTHYPAVRRKLVALIRDEAAAEDLAQETFLRLYRNPPDQPEAIGGWLHRVLTRLAYDYMDKKARERALTQKQEQSILAQPQAVQSNEQQLIDKDEQERVRGWLDTLPERDKKMLLLRYEGYSYAEIAEQLQLRQPQVGTMLRRAGARLKRHAHKAEGALSHE